In one Mustela lutreola isolate mMusLut2 chromosome 8, mMusLut2.pri, whole genome shotgun sequence genomic region, the following are encoded:
- the UPK3A gene encoding uroplakin-3a — protein MPPLWALLALGCLRLGVGVNLQPQLASMTFATNNPTLTTVALEKPLCMFDSSAALDGTYEIYLYVLVDLASSRNASVQDDSRTPLSSTFQQTEGGRTGPYKAVAFDLSPCSDLPSLDALGDVARASEILNAYLVRVGANGTCLSDPNFRGLCNPPLSAATEYRFKYVLVNTSTGLVQDQTLWSDPIHTNRLTSYSAIDTWPGRRSGGMIVITSILGSLPFFLLVAFAGAVVLSLLDTGSSDRETTHDSQITQEAVPRSLGASEAAYTSVNRGPPLDRAEVYTSKLQD, from the exons ATGCCTCCGCTCTGGGCCCTGCTGGCCCTCGGCTGCCTGCGGCTTGGCGTGG GTGTGAACCTCCAGCCCCAACTGGCCAGCATGACCTTTGCCACCAACAACCCCACCCTCACCACGGTGGCCTTGGAAAAGCCTCTCTGCATGTTTGACAGCTCAGCGGCCCTTGACGGCACCTATGAGATCTACCTCTATGTCCTTGTCGACCTAG CGAGCTCCAGGAACGCCTCCGTGCAGGACGACAGCAGGACTCCCCTGAGCTCCACGTtccagcagacagagggagggaggacaggCCCCTACAAGGCTGTGGCCTTTGACCTGTCCCCCTGCAGCGACTTGCCCAGCTTGGATGCCCTAGGGGACGTGGCCCGGGCCTCAGAAATCCTGAATGCGTACCTTGTCAGGGTGGGTGCCAACGGGACCTGCCTGTCAGACCCCAACTTCCGGGGCCTCTGTAACCCGCCCCTGTCTGCAGCCACGGAATACAG GTTCAAGTACGTCCTTGTCAACACGTCCACGGGCTTGGTACAGGACCAGACCCTGTGGTCAGACCCCATCCACACCAACCGGC TCACCTCATACTCAGCGATCGACACGTGGCCCGGCCGGAGAAGCGGAGGCATGATCGTCATCACGtccatcttgggctccctgcccttCTTCCTGCTCGTCGCCTTTGCCGGTGCCGTTGTCCTCAGCCTTTT GGACACGGGCAGCTCGGACAGAGAAACGACACATGACTCCCAGATCACGCAAGAGGCCGTCCCCAGGTCCCTGGGGGCCTCGGAGGCTGCGTACACATCTGTGAACCGGGGGCCGCCGCTGGACCGGGCCGAGGTGTACACCAGCAAGCTCCAGGACTGA